A segment of the Catenuloplanes nepalensis genome:
CGAGCCGCCCAAGCCCGGCGAGTGGCCGGCCGCCTGGCCCCGGTTCGCCCCCACCGACCGGATCCGCACCCTCACCGGGCTGGACGGGCTCGGCTTCACTCTCAAGATCCCGATGTCCTGGCAGTGCGTCCTGGACGGGCGCGAGGCGGGTTTCACCCGGTATCGCTGCGGGCTGGCCGCCGGCGACGATGTGCAGACCGGCGGTGAGCTGATCGTCCGCGACTGTCCTGACCAGTGCCCGAAGGACCGGCAGACGACGATGCGCCAGGCCGAGGAGGCGTGGGGTCTGCAGTGGATCGGCGCCGGGCCGACGGCCGCGTACGCGGAGTCGAGCACGTTGCAGATCGACGGAGAGCAACAATACGGCCTGGTCGTCGTGGCGTTCTGGCGCGCCGGCAGCGAGGGCGCGATCGACCGGCAGGTCGTCCTCCGGATGACCGCTCCGGTGGACGGCGCCGGACAGCTCCGCCGGGTGGCCAACTACGTCCGCGACACCACCATTTTCTGAGTCGGCTCGGCCGGCCCACCGCCCACCGGCGCGGCGGGCCGGATCGGTCCCAGCCGCACGATCAGCACCAGCGGCAGCCAGGTCAGGTATCCGGTCAGTGTGGTGGACACGTGCGACGCCTCCAGCAGTGACACGAGGGCCAGCGCGACCAGGAACAGCACCGGGGCCGGCTGACCGGCGCGGGCCGGCGCCAGGGACTGCCGCCAGGCCAGGACCACCAGTCCGGCGAACAGCACGGCCGCCAGCAACCCGCCCACGACCAGCAGGTGGACCAGGACGTTGTGCCCGTGGGTGAACCGGCCGCCGAGCGCGTCCGCGAGCTCGGGACGGTCGAAGACGCCCGGTCCCCAGCCCAGTAGCGGCCGGTCGGCCCACCGGCCCAGCAGCGCCTGCCAGATCCGGCCCCGTTCGGTGAAACCGTCCGGGTCCCGGGTCAGCAGCGGCACCGCCACGACCAGTGCGAACCCGGCCGCCACCGGTGCCGACAGCAGCCAGGCGCCACCGCGCCACCGCCGCGGCGCGTACCGGATGACCAGGTGGACGAGCAGGACGGCGGCCACCGCCAGCTGCGCGGTGCGCGCACCGGTCCACGCCACGGCCAGGAACACGACCAGCAGCATCCCCCCGCGCACCAGGCGGGAGCCGACACCGAAGACGAACGGAAGGCTCAGGGCCAACCCGATGCCGAGCACGTTGGAGTGCAGGAACGGGCCGGCCAGCAGACCGCCCAGCAGCACGCTCTTGTCGCCGGCCGCCTCTCCGGAGATCAGGCCGAGATCCGGGCGGAGCACCGCCATGAGGATCGAGAGAACGGCCGATGCCGTACCCAGGGCTCCGATCGCGACCAGCGCACGCGGGTCCGGCGGGCACAGCCACACCGCCGCCGCGGCCAGCGGCAGCGCCAGCGTCACCAGGCCGGGCAGTTGCTGGTTGACCAGGCCGGCGACGGTGATCGCGACCAGCGGCCCGAGCACCACGATCAGCCACGGCCATCGGTCCGGCCGGCCCCGCAGCACGCCGACCGCGGCCAGGGCCGCGGCGACCGCGACGAAGGCGAGGCTGATGGCGTCGCCGAGGACGTCGGCCACCCCGGGCACGACGTCGTCCGGGGCGTTGAACGCCGGCCGGCCGCTGATGAACATCTCCACCAGGCTGGGGACGACCGTACGCAGCCACGCCAGGCTCAACAGGACGACGGCGCCGATCGTGCCCACGCCGGTACCGCGGGCCAGCCGGACCACCCGGACGACCACCGGACTGCGGTGCATCCAGTCCCGCGCGGCCGCGATGTCGTCGGCGTACGGGACGGTCAGCATGCGCGGCGTCCACCCCGGTCCGTTCCGGACGACGGCCCACACGGCCACGGCGAGCGAGACTCCGTAGCCCGCGAGGCTGGCGACGGCCGCGCCCACCGCCCCGAACGGCGCCAGGACCAGCAGCAGGACGACGCCCACCACCGCACCGGCGACCAGGGCGGCGGACGAGCGGCCCGGCCGGCCGTCGGCGAGCAGGACGGCGCCCATGATGACCACGCTGGTGTACAGCACAGTGGCGGCGCAGAGGATCACGGTGGGCAGCACGGCCGGGGCGAAGGCGCCGCCGAAGACCCATGGCACGGCCAGCGGGGCGGCCGCCGCCAGCGATGCGCAGGCGACCAGTGAGGCGAGCGTGGCCAGCCGCGCCGGCCGGGCGGCCAGACGACGGTCCGCCGCCGACGACCGGCCCATCAGCACGGTACGGGCGGCCACGCCGATCACCATGGGAATCTCCGCGACCGAGACGGCGACGGCGTAATAACCGAGCTCCTTCGCTCCGATCACCGGCAGCCCGATGATCTGGTCCAAACGGGCGGTGGAAATTCCCGCCAGCACACCGGGCAGGCACATCAACGAGTACGCGAGCAGCGAACGAACGGGCACGCCCGGCTCGGCTCGGGCCGCCTCCTGTGGGCCGGCCCGCAGGAGGCGGGCGAGCCCGAGGGCGAGGCCGGCCAGGACCGACGCCAGGAACAGCAGCCCGGCCCAGAACGCGCTGAGGTCGAAGGCGAGACAGGCGATGACCACCATGACGGTACGGATCAGCGCCGGCACCACCTTGACCAGGTTGACCCCGAGGATGTCCGATTCACCGGTCAGCGCTCCGATGAGCAGGTTGGCCAGGATGTGCGCGGGTGCGAACAACGCCAACACCAGCAGCTGGTCGTAGTGGCCGCGGTCGTCGGCGAAGACGAACAGTCCCACCGCGGCGAGCAGCGCCACGCCGAGCAGGCCCAGCGGCACCGCGGCGACCAGGCTGACCGTGGCCGCGGCCCGCCGGGACAGCCGGCCCTCGCGCAGGTGGTAGGTCAGCGCGTCCTGCAGTCCGGCCGTGCCCAGCCATCCACAGACGATGATCGGCAGGGTGATCGCGGCGTACAGGCCGCGCCCCTCGGGCCCCAGCTCCCGGGAGAGGAACGGGCTCGTCAGCAGGCCGCTGAGCGGAATCAGCAGGTTGGCCATGGAGGCCGACGCCATCTTGCGGGTGGACATCAATACCCCTCGGCCGGGTGCAGATATCCGCAGTGGGTCAGCGACCGGACCAGCCGCTCGGCGAAACGCTGTTCCGAGAGCTCGGCGTGGATCAGGCGCGGGCCCTCGACGGCCATCGCGTCGAGGTCCGCCCGCGAGGTGCGCAGAATCTCCTCGGCCAGACTCTGGGGGGTGTCGGCGATCCGCACCGCGGCCGTGGCCGGGACACCCTCCGCGCCGATCGTCGTGCTGAACACCGGCACCGCGTGGGCGAGCAGTGTCAGGGTCTTGAGCTTGACCCCGGCACCGCTCCACAGTGGCACCACCGCCGCCGCCGAGCGGCCCAGAACCGGGCGCAGGTCCTCGGCGTAACCGGCCACGGTGACGCCGTCGTACGCCGCCAGGTCCACCCGGACCCGGTCGGTCAGCCCGGAGCCCACCAGCGTCAACGTGTATCCGGCGCGACGCAGCGGCGCCCAGCCCTCGGCCAGGAAGCGGCGCAGGCCCAGCAGGTTGGAGCGGTAGGCGAAGCTGCCCAGCCAGACCAGCGCTCGCGCGGCCGGCCGCGGCGTGTGCCCGGCCGGGATCGGCACGCAGCTGGCCAGCGTGAAGTTCGCGGTCCGGCCGTGCCATCGCAGCAGTCGCGCGGCCTCCGCCTCGCTGGTGACCGACACCGTGTCGCAGCGGGCCAGCGCCTGCGCCTCGAACCGGGTGGACGCCGTCACCAGGTGCCGGGCCCGCAGTCGATGCGCGACGCCCGACGCCTCGGCGAGGTCCTGACGGCTGCTGTCCGCCAGCACGTTGGCCTTGTCCCAGTGCCAGCGCAGCCGGGTGCCCGCCAGGTACGCGCCGGCGGCCTCGCCGATGGCCAGCCCGAGGCCGGCCCGG
Coding sequences within it:
- a CDS encoding O-antigen ligase family protein — protein: MSTRKMASASMANLLIPLSGLLTSPFLSRELGPEGRGLYAAITLPIIVCGWLGTAGLQDALTYHLREGRLSRRAAATVSLVAAVPLGLLGVALLAAVGLFVFADDRGHYDQLLVLALFAPAHILANLLIGALTGESDILGVNLVKVVPALIRTVMVVIACLAFDLSAFWAGLLFLASVLAGLALGLARLLRAGPQEAARAEPGVPVRSLLAYSLMCLPGVLAGISTARLDQIIGLPVIGAKELGYYAVAVSVAEIPMVIGVAARTVLMGRSSAADRRLAARPARLATLASLVACASLAAAAPLAVPWVFGGAFAPAVLPTVILCAATVLYTSVVIMGAVLLADGRPGRSSAALVAGAVVGVVLLLVLAPFGAVGAAVASLAGYGVSLAVAVWAVVRNGPGWTPRMLTVPYADDIAAARDWMHRSPVVVRVVRLARGTGVGTIGAVVLLSLAWLRTVVPSLVEMFISGRPAFNAPDDVVPGVADVLGDAISLAFVAVAAALAAVGVLRGRPDRWPWLIVVLGPLVAITVAGLVNQQLPGLVTLALPLAAAAVWLCPPDPRALVAIGALGTASAVLSILMAVLRPDLGLISGEAAGDKSVLLGGLLAGPFLHSNVLGIGLALSLPFVFGVGSRLVRGGMLLVVFLAVAWTGARTAQLAVAAVLLVHLVIRYAPRRWRGGAWLLSAPVAAGFALVVAVPLLTRDPDGFTERGRIWQALLGRWADRPLLGWGPGVFDRPELADALGGRFTHGHNVLVHLLVVGGLLAAVLFAGLVVLAWRQSLAPARAGQPAPVLFLVALALVSLLEASHVSTTLTGYLTWLPLVLIVRLGPIRPAAPVGGGPAEPTQKMVVSRT
- a CDS encoding glycosyltransferase family 4 protein, with product MDLTVVCTFFPLPADRGDPVRVLMILRALARVRAYTLFVVRRAETTPEQVDELRKMLPGVRVEDFPATPYRLDRLGPAGRYPEALAAGMPPWVRSRYSRPMHVRLRARAGLGLAIGEAAGAYLAGTRLRWHWDKANVLADSSRQDLAEASGVAHRLRARHLVTASTRFEAQALARCDTVSVTSEAEAARLLRWHGRTANFTLASCVPIPAGHTPRPAARALVWLGSFAYRSNLLGLRRFLAEGWAPLRRAGYTLTLVGSGLTDRVRVDLAAYDGVTVAGYAEDLRPVLGRSAAAVVPLWSGAGVKLKTLTLLAHAVPVFSTTIGAEGVPATAAVRIADTPQSLAEEILRTSRADLDAMAVEGPRLIHAELSEQRFAERLVRSLTHCGYLHPAEGY